From a region of the Geothrix sp. 21YS21S-2 genome:
- the rocD gene encoding ornithine--oxo-acid transaminase: protein MTLDVTPAAAAFIDQENRFGAHNYHPLDVVCTQGRGVFLTDVDGKDYMDFLAAYSAVNQGHNHPRIAEAMIRQVRRLSLTSRAFRNDQFPPLLEKLCRLTGFDKALLMNSGAEAVETALKAMRKWGYDRKGIEYPKAEIIVADGNFHGRTTTIVGFSTDPDSTSRFGPFTPGFRIVPYGDLQAVREAITPNTCAIFMEPIQGEGGVIIPPAGFLRGLRELADRNRCLLVLDEIQSGLGRTGKLFAFEHEGIRPDGVTIGKALSGGFYPVSAFLATGEVMEVFTPGIHGSTYGGNPLACAVASAALDVLVDERLVENAAELGAHLRHRLETMRTDKLAEVRVIGLWAGVQLKPEAGGARKYCYLLKDRGMLCKDTHVDTIRLAPPLVITKDQIDWAVDQLEAVLG from the coding sequence ATGACCCTGGATGTCACCCCAGCAGCGGCTGCCTTCATCGACCAGGAGAACCGCTTCGGCGCCCACAACTACCATCCCCTGGACGTGGTCTGCACCCAGGGCCGCGGGGTCTTCCTCACCGACGTGGACGGCAAGGACTACATGGATTTCCTGGCCGCGTACAGCGCCGTGAACCAGGGCCACAACCACCCCCGCATCGCCGAGGCCATGATCCGCCAGGTGCGCCGCCTCTCCCTGACCAGCCGCGCCTTCCGCAACGACCAGTTCCCGCCCCTGCTGGAGAAGCTGTGCCGGCTCACGGGCTTCGACAAGGCCCTCCTCATGAACAGCGGCGCCGAGGCGGTGGAGACCGCGCTCAAGGCCATGCGCAAGTGGGGCTACGACCGCAAGGGCATCGAGTATCCCAAGGCGGAGATCATCGTGGCCGACGGCAACTTCCACGGCCGCACCACCACCATCGTCGGCTTTTCCACCGACCCCGATTCCACCAGCCGCTTCGGGCCCTTCACCCCCGGGTTCCGCATCGTCCCCTACGGCGACCTCCAGGCCGTGCGCGAGGCCATCACGCCCAACACCTGCGCCATCTTCATGGAGCCCATCCAGGGCGAGGGCGGCGTCATCATCCCCCCGGCGGGCTTCCTGCGGGGCCTGCGCGAGCTGGCCGACCGGAACCGCTGCCTGCTGGTGCTGGACGAGATCCAGTCCGGACTGGGGCGCACGGGCAAGCTCTTCGCGTTCGAGCACGAGGGCATCCGCCCCGACGGCGTGACCATCGGCAAGGCGCTCAGCGGCGGCTTCTATCCCGTGAGCGCCTTCCTGGCCACCGGGGAGGTGATGGAGGTCTTCACCCCCGGCATCCACGGCTCCACCTACGGCGGCAACCCCCTGGCCTGCGCCGTGGCCAGCGCCGCCCTGGACGTCCTGGTGGACGAGAGGCTGGTGGAGAACGCCGCGGAACTGGGCGCCCACCTGCGCCATCGCCTGGAGACGATGCGCACGGACAAGCTCGCCGAGGTGCGCGTCATCGGCCTCTGGGCCGGCGTGCAGCTCAAGCCCGAGGCCGGCGGGGCCCGCAAATACTGCTACCTGCTCAAGGACCGCGGCATGCTCTGCAAGGACACCCACGTGGACACCATCCGCCTGGCGCCGCCCCTGGTGATCACGAAGGACCAGATCGACTGGGCCGTGGACCAGCTGGAGGCGGTGCTGGGCTAG
- a CDS encoding YciI family protein produces the protein MKYICFGYLDVDSWERKSPSEQNAMIDQCFAYDEVLRKNGSWVSGEGLQGATTLSFQNGKVSVSDGPYAETKELLGGLLILEAKDLNHAIQLISNHPGIRMGRWEIRPAQDLKPMIEESERRRSVAT, from the coding sequence ATGAAATACATCTGCTTCGGCTACCTGGACGTGGACAGCTGGGAGAGGAAATCGCCCAGCGAACAAAATGCCATGATCGACCAGTGCTTCGCGTATGACGAGGTGCTGAGGAAGAACGGCAGCTGGGTGAGCGGGGAAGGCCTCCAGGGCGCCACCACCCTCAGCTTCCAGAACGGCAAGGTGTCCGTTTCGGACGGCCCCTATGCGGAGACCAAGGAATTGCTGGGCGGCCTTCTGATTCTGGAAGCCAAGGACCTGAATCACGCCATCCAGCTCATTTCGAACCACCCCGGCATCCGGATGGGCCGCTGGGAGATCCGGCCTGCGCAGGACCTGAAGCCCATGATCGAGGAAAGCGAACGGCGCCGCTCCGTCGCGACGTAG
- a CDS encoding serine/threonine-protein kinase translates to MFLAPGTRLGPYEILTPLGSGGMGEVYKARDPRLGRFVAIKLLLDPRERSPEALARFEREARAAAALNHPNILRIYEFDTRGEFAYLVTELLEGESLLHRLEAGPVPLRRAVELGAQMARGLAAAHEKGLVHRDLKPSNLWITTEGVLKILDFGLARQVPRRSASPLQGLFSSMSRSGTPPPPITREGTVLGTLGYMSPEQVRGEKVDPRSDIFSLGAVLFEVFTGRRAFARTTPAETLAAILRERTTEVSPGLEQLPPALRRILAHCLEKAPSRRFRSAEDIAFALEDASFAAEEPLFPGPEARHRLRRLAGPGAGALLGLGLIAWALGGRPAPAPVFRQLDLPPGAIEAARFGADGRTIFYSQRMAGGRPEIFALDPGSAAPRPLGLQDALLAGVSPRDELACIQGPLSTRGPAFTGTLVVRSAAGGIPRDVRHEVAEAAWDGRELATLGLTPGGTLRLDFPEGRSLVACDSNARTLAHLALDRDGGHLALVDGDPARGRAEVAVFDREGRRRTLLAKGGDGAGGGITGLAWGDGVLWGSERDGDQTEVWTLGLQGRKRTVWRGPGELRLLDVGPGGRLLLAQEHARRSVHALDLDGGPPRDLSIQGNTQVQGFGGRNLLLLESPGLGGGTRQDRLYLRGAGGGPALALGPGRASALSADGGWVQVDTRALGPGTLDPAWTEAYTSAGLPAKDQGDPEARATCLLFVPTGLGRPFAIPVPEGFASTGQGALLLPDGRRILAHLAWGDPSGWVLLDRGGGPPTILTPAGLGGAFPGGPQVSPDGTRFLVSGNGLDWFILPLAGGEPRPIPGLARGERPVAWAADGRSLIARGGDPAPGVPVFRLDLTRGRRTPLATFTPPGPAGHLQCRALLAEPGGRTLAIGCESRLTDLYVVENLRAPGWR, encoded by the coding sequence ATGTTCCTCGCCCCCGGCACCCGCCTCGGCCCCTACGAGATCCTCACCCCCCTGGGTTCGGGGGGCATGGGGGAGGTCTACAAGGCCCGGGATCCCCGCCTGGGCCGCTTCGTGGCCATCAAGCTCCTCCTGGACCCGCGGGAGCGCAGCCCCGAGGCCCTGGCGCGCTTCGAGCGGGAGGCCCGGGCCGCCGCCGCGCTCAACCACCCGAACATCCTGCGCATCTACGAGTTCGACACCCGGGGCGAGTTCGCCTATCTCGTCACGGAGCTCCTGGAAGGCGAATCCCTGCTCCATCGCCTGGAAGCCGGCCCCGTCCCCCTGCGCCGGGCGGTGGAGCTGGGGGCGCAGATGGCCCGCGGGCTCGCCGCGGCCCACGAGAAGGGCCTGGTGCACCGGGACCTCAAGCCGAGCAACCTGTGGATCACCACCGAAGGCGTCCTCAAGATCCTGGACTTCGGCCTGGCCCGGCAGGTGCCCCGCCGGAGCGCGAGCCCGCTCCAGGGCCTGTTCTCCTCCATGTCCCGCTCCGGCACCCCGCCCCCGCCCATCACGCGGGAAGGCACGGTCCTGGGCACCCTCGGCTACATGAGCCCCGAGCAGGTGCGGGGAGAGAAGGTGGACCCCCGCAGCGACATCTTCAGCCTGGGGGCCGTGCTGTTCGAGGTGTTCACCGGCCGCCGGGCCTTCGCCCGGACCACCCCCGCCGAGACCCTGGCGGCGATCCTGAGGGAGCGGACCACCGAGGTCTCCCCGGGCCTGGAGCAACTGCCCCCGGCGCTCCGGCGGATCCTGGCCCACTGCCTGGAAAAGGCGCCCTCCCGGCGCTTCCGCAGCGCCGAGGACATCGCCTTCGCCCTGGAGGACGCCTCCTTCGCCGCGGAGGAGCCGCTCTTCCCGGGCCCGGAGGCCCGGCATCGGCTTCGCCGCCTGGCCGGGCCCGGGGCAGGGGCCCTCCTGGGCCTGGGCCTCATCGCCTGGGCCCTCGGCGGACGGCCCGCCCCTGCGCCCGTGTTCAGGCAGCTCGATCTGCCGCCCGGCGCCATCGAAGCGGCCCGGTTCGGGGCCGATGGGCGCACGATCTTCTACTCCCAGCGGATGGCCGGTGGCCGGCCGGAGATCTTCGCGCTGGATCCGGGGAGCGCCGCGCCTCGTCCCCTGGGACTCCAGGACGCCCTCCTGGCCGGCGTCTCGCCACGGGACGAGCTGGCCTGCATCCAGGGCCCCCTGTCCACGAGGGGCCCGGCCTTCACGGGCACCCTGGTCGTGCGCTCCGCAGCCGGCGGCATCCCCCGGGACGTGCGCCACGAGGTCGCCGAAGCCGCGTGGGACGGCCGGGAGCTGGCGACCCTCGGCCTGACCCCCGGCGGCACCCTCCGCCTGGACTTCCCCGAAGGCCGGTCCCTCGTCGCGTGCGACAGCAACGCCCGGACCCTGGCCCACCTCGCCCTGGACCGGGACGGCGGACACCTGGCCCTGGTGGATGGGGACCCCGCGCGGGGCCGGGCCGAGGTGGCCGTCTTCGACCGGGAGGGCCGCCGCAGGACCCTGCTGGCCAAGGGCGGGGACGGCGCGGGGGGCGGCATCACCGGCCTGGCCTGGGGGGACGGGGTGCTCTGGGGATCCGAACGGGACGGGGACCAGACGGAGGTGTGGACCCTCGGCCTCCAGGGCCGCAAGCGCACCGTGTGGCGCGGGCCGGGGGAGCTGCGCCTCCTGGACGTGGGTCCCGGCGGACGGCTTCTCCTGGCCCAGGAGCACGCGCGGCGCTCCGTGCATGCCCTGGACCTGGACGGCGGCCCCCCCCGGGACCTGTCCATCCAGGGGAACACCCAGGTCCAGGGGTTCGGCGGCCGGAACCTGCTCCTGCTGGAATCCCCGGGGCTGGGCGGCGGCACCCGCCAGGACCGGCTCTACCTGCGGGGCGCCGGCGGAGGCCCGGCCCTGGCCCTGGGCCCCGGCCGGGCCTCCGCCCTGTCCGCGGACGGCGGCTGGGTGCAGGTGGACACCCGCGCCCTGGGGCCCGGCACCCTCGACCCCGCCTGGACCGAGGCCTACACGTCGGCGGGCCTTCCCGCCAAGGACCAGGGGGATCCCGAGGCCCGCGCGACGTGCCTCCTGTTCGTGCCCACCGGCCTAGGCCGTCCCTTCGCCATCCCGGTCCCCGAGGGTTTCGCCTCCACCGGCCAGGGCGCCCTGCTGCTCCCGGACGGCCGGCGGATCCTGGCCCATCTGGCCTGGGGGGACCCTTCGGGCTGGGTCCTGTTGGACCGCGGCGGGGGCCCGCCCACCATCCTGACCCCCGCGGGCCTGGGCGGCGCCTTCCCCGGCGGACCCCAGGTCTCCCCGGACGGCACCCGCTTCCTGGTATCAGGCAACGGCCTGGACTGGTTCATCCTGCCCCTGGCGGGGGGCGAACCCCGGCCCATCCCGGGCCTTGCGCGGGGCGAGCGGCCCGTGGCCTGGGCCGCCGACGGCCGGTCCCTGATCGCCCGCGGAGGCGACCCGGCTCCGGGGGTGCCCGTCTTCCGCCTGGACCTGACGCGCGGGCGGCGCACCCCCCTGGCGACCTTCACCCCGCCCGGCCCCGCGGGCCATCTCCAGTGCCGGGCCCTCCTGGCCGAACCCGGGGGCAGGACCTTGGCCATCGGCTGCGAGAGCCGGCTCACCGACCTCTACGTGGTGGAGAACCTCAGGGCGCCAGGATGGCGCTGA
- a CDS encoding aldo/keto reductase, translating to MKYRTFPRIPGAEVSVLGFGCMRLPVVGGDMKHIDEEAARALVRRAIDGGVNYVDTAYGYHGGQSEPFVGRALRDGYRERVHLATKLPIWLVGGEGDVERLLDEQLRKLDTGTIDFYLVHALNAERWETVVRHHVLRALERAQKDGRIRHLGFSMHDSLDVFKTIIDGHAWDFCQIQYNFLDEGYQAGTRGLRYAAERGIGTIAMEPLRGGTLAVAQPADVLAVWARSPEPRTPAEWALRWVWNHPEVVTLLSGMNTMEQVEENLAVSDSAAAGAMGPGELELVEAVRRIYAARVKVPCTTCGYCAPCPSGVAIPDVFSSWNTGGMFGNWATAKGVYDMFIAGAGHGGDRCEACGACEPKCPQQIPIKEKLREAHAALS from the coding sequence ATGAAATACCGCACATTCCCGCGCATCCCAGGGGCGGAGGTCTCCGTTCTGGGGTTCGGCTGCATGCGGCTGCCCGTGGTGGGCGGCGACATGAAGCACATCGACGAGGAGGCCGCCCGGGCCCTGGTGCGCCGGGCCATCGACGGCGGGGTGAACTACGTGGACACCGCCTACGGCTATCACGGCGGCCAGAGCGAACCCTTCGTGGGCCGCGCCCTGAGGGACGGCTACCGGGAGCGGGTGCACCTGGCCACCAAGCTGCCCATCTGGCTCGTCGGCGGGGAAGGGGACGTGGAGCGCCTCCTGGACGAGCAGCTCCGGAAACTGGACACCGGGACGATCGACTTCTACCTGGTGCACGCCCTCAACGCCGAGCGCTGGGAGACCGTGGTCCGCCACCACGTCCTGCGCGCCCTGGAGCGGGCCCAGAAGGACGGCCGCATCCGCCACCTGGGCTTTTCCATGCACGACTCCCTGGATGTCTTCAAGACCATCATCGACGGCCACGCCTGGGACTTCTGCCAGATCCAGTACAACTTCCTCGACGAGGGCTACCAGGCCGGCACCCGCGGCCTGCGCTACGCGGCCGAGCGGGGCATCGGGACCATCGCCATGGAGCCCCTGCGCGGCGGCACCCTGGCCGTAGCGCAGCCCGCGGACGTACTGGCGGTCTGGGCCCGGTCCCCGGAGCCCCGGACCCCCGCCGAGTGGGCCCTGCGGTGGGTGTGGAACCACCCCGAGGTGGTCACGCTCCTGTCCGGCATGAACACGATGGAGCAGGTGGAGGAGAACCTCGCCGTCAGCGACTCGGCCGCCGCGGGCGCCATGGGCCCCGGGGAGCTGGAGCTGGTGGAGGCCGTCCGCAGGATCTACGCCGCCCGGGTGAAGGTTCCCTGCACCACCTGCGGGTACTGCGCCCCGTGCCCCAGCGGCGTGGCCATCCCCGACGTCTTCTCCAGCTGGAACACCGGAGGCATGTTCGGCAACTGGGCCACCGCCAAGGGCGTCTACGACATGTTCATCGCCGGCGCCGGCCATGGCGGGGACCGGTGCGAGGCCTGCGGTGCGTGCGAACCCAAGTGCCCTCAGCAGATCCCCATCAAGGAAAAGCTCCGGGAGGCCCACGCGGCGCTGTCCTAG
- a CDS encoding serine/threonine-protein kinase: MDLTRGARLGPYEIISPLGAGGMGEVFKARDTRLDRYVAIKVLPEHLAGDARALARFEREAKAVAALNHPNILGIYDFANEGELRFVVMELLEGESLHARLAKGPLSARLATDLAIQLAQGLAAAHEKGVIHRDLTPANLWVTRDGRLKILDFGLARQTRRDEGPSITHQGAVLGTPGYMSPEQVRGEEVDARTDIFSFGAVFFEMLTGRRAFVRSTSADTLAAILQEEPEPGDRPLSPALRRILDHCLEKVPARRFHDAQNLAFALENLSVASTEPMEAARRPFPWRPAALALGLLLAGAGGLWGLRGRSQPPPSFQRLTFEAGTLEAARFGSDGKTVYFSMRVGGAPPELYVCDPRSTEPKALGIPDAMLLGVSPTDELAVLKHPRQLLEGMFLGTLTQVPGGGGAQRALREGIVEAVWDGAGLATLSTVEGLLQFQLEFPVGRPLATFNDPPRSIRHLALSRDGNLLACVDGDFARSVSDICVFDRKGARRVLYTKAEDNQGITITGLAWGPGRELWGSELQGDQTLLWALPLGGTRRILWRSQGNLQLLDVSPEGRALLAVQTVRRGAFALKPGAAGAPRELSLQGRTQVRGISADGRQVLLSESPIMDGGTVDDRTYLRSPEGGPPLALGIGFGDSLSRDGRWVNMVLGPQPARKLDPAWARALEEAGLARGDLEDPRARSRYLLFVPTGLGRPFAIPIPRAYDPIGGSAYLLPDGQRAVAHLQHGERAGWVLLDRRGAPPVPLAPEGNWANFATLYPLSSDGTRFILSQDGNAWFIANLAGGPLVPIRGVLPGERVAAWSAEGNAVFVRTGFAQTPVNVSRLDLATAARRPVLSFNIPDPAGYMGCPEVVLSPDARSFALSYRKALTELYLVDGLASP, from the coding sequence ATGGATCTGACCCGCGGCGCCCGCCTGGGCCCCTACGAAATCATCAGCCCCCTGGGCGCCGGGGGCATGGGCGAGGTCTTCAAGGCCCGGGACACCCGCCTGGACCGCTACGTGGCCATCAAGGTCCTGCCGGAGCACCTGGCCGGCGACGCCCGGGCCCTGGCGCGGTTCGAGCGCGAGGCCAAGGCCGTGGCGGCGCTCAACCATCCCAACATCCTGGGCATCTACGACTTCGCCAACGAGGGGGAGCTCCGCTTCGTGGTGATGGAACTCCTGGAAGGGGAATCCCTCCACGCGCGCCTGGCCAAGGGTCCGCTTTCCGCGCGCCTGGCCACGGACCTGGCCATCCAGCTGGCCCAGGGCCTCGCCGCAGCCCACGAGAAGGGCGTCATCCACCGGGACCTCACCCCCGCCAACCTCTGGGTCACCCGGGACGGCCGCCTGAAGATCCTGGACTTCGGCCTGGCCCGCCAGACCCGCCGGGACGAGGGCCCCTCCATCACCCACCAGGGCGCGGTCCTGGGAACACCGGGCTACATGAGCCCCGAGCAGGTGCGGGGCGAGGAGGTGGATGCCCGCACGGACATCTTCAGCTTCGGCGCGGTGTTCTTCGAGATGCTCACGGGACGGCGGGCCTTCGTGCGATCCACCTCCGCCGACACCCTGGCCGCCATCCTCCAGGAGGAGCCCGAACCCGGGGACCGCCCCCTCTCGCCCGCCCTGCGCCGCATCCTGGACCACTGCCTGGAGAAGGTGCCCGCCCGCCGGTTCCACGACGCCCAGAACCTCGCCTTCGCCCTGGAGAACCTGTCCGTGGCCTCCACGGAACCCATGGAGGCCGCCCGCCGCCCCTTTCCCTGGCGCCCGGCCGCCCTGGCCCTGGGCCTCCTCCTGGCCGGCGCCGGCGGCCTCTGGGGCCTGCGCGGCAGGTCCCAGCCCCCCCCCTCCTTCCAGCGCCTCACCTTCGAAGCGGGCACCCTCGAAGCGGCCCGTTTCGGTTCGGACGGGAAGACCGTCTACTTCTCCATGCGGGTCGGGGGCGCGCCGCCCGAGCTCTACGTGTGCGACCCGCGCAGCACCGAACCCAAGGCCCTGGGCATTCCCGACGCCATGCTCCTGGGGGTCTCGCCCACGGACGAACTGGCCGTCCTGAAGCACCCCCGCCAGCTCCTGGAGGGCATGTTCCTCGGCACCCTGACCCAGGTTCCGGGGGGCGGCGGCGCGCAGCGCGCCCTGCGGGAGGGGATCGTGGAGGCCGTTTGGGACGGGGCGGGCCTGGCCACCCTGTCCACGGTCGAGGGCCTGCTGCAGTTCCAGCTGGAATTCCCCGTGGGGAGGCCCCTGGCCACCTTCAACGATCCCCCCCGGTCCATCCGCCACCTCGCCCTTTCCCGGGACGGCAACCTGCTGGCTTGCGTGGACGGGGACTTCGCCCGGTCCGTTTCGGACATCTGCGTGTTCGACCGGAAGGGCGCGCGCCGGGTCCTCTACACGAAGGCCGAGGACAACCAGGGCATCACCATCACCGGCCTGGCCTGGGGCCCCGGCCGCGAGCTCTGGGGTTCCGAGCTCCAGGGGGACCAGACGCTGCTCTGGGCGCTCCCCCTGGGGGGAACCCGGCGCATCCTGTGGCGCAGCCAGGGCAACCTCCAGCTCCTGGACGTCTCCCCGGAAGGCCGCGCCCTCCTGGCCGTCCAGACCGTTCGCCGGGGGGCCTTCGCCCTGAAGCCGGGCGCGGCCGGCGCCCCGCGGGAGCTCTCCCTCCAGGGGCGCACCCAGGTGCGGGGCATCAGCGCCGACGGCCGGCAGGTGCTCCTGTCGGAGTCCCCCATCATGGACGGCGGCACGGTGGATGACCGGACCTACCTCCGCTCCCCGGAAGGGGGCCCGCCCCTGGCCCTGGGCATCGGCTTCGGGGACTCCCTCTCCCGGGACGGGCGCTGGGTGAACATGGTCCTGGGGCCGCAGCCGGCCCGGAAGCTGGATCCGGCCTGGGCCCGGGCCCTGGAGGAGGCGGGCCTCGCCCGCGGGGACCTGGAGGACCCCCGGGCGCGTTCGCGCTACCTCCTCTTCGTGCCCACGGGGCTCGGCCGACCTTTCGCCATTCCCATCCCCAGGGCCTACGACCCCATCGGCGGCAGCGCCTACCTCCTGCCGGACGGCCAACGGGCGGTGGCCCACCTCCAGCACGGCGAACGGGCCGGGTGGGTCCTCCTGGACCGGCGGGGCGCGCCGCCGGTCCCCCTGGCGCCCGAGGGCAACTGGGCCAATTTCGCCACCCTGTATCCCCTTTCCTCCGACGGTACCCGGTTCATCCTTTCCCAGGACGGGAACGCCTGGTTCATCGCGAATCTGGCGGGAGGCCCCCTCGTGCCCATCCGGGGCGTGCTCCCCGGCGAGCGGGTGGCGGCCTGGAGCGCGGAGGGTAACGCCGTCTTCGTGCGCACCGGCTTCGCCCAGACGCCCGTGAACGTCAGCCGCCTGGACCTGGCCACCGCCGCCCGCAGGCCGGTGCTGAGCTTCAACATTCCGGATCCCGCGGGCTACATGGGCTGTCCGGAAGTCGTCCTGTCGCCCGATGCCCGTTCCTTCGCCCTGTCGTACCGCAAGGCGCTCACCGAGCTCTACCTGGTCGACGGCCTGGCCTCGCCCTGA
- a CDS encoding protein kinase, translated as MNLPQGTQLGPYEVLNPLGRGGQVYRARDARQGRLVVVRILPEHLAGDPRARVRFEQEAQAIAALGHPNLPGFQERDTRGDPPYGVMELLDGEALQARLEQGALAPRLAVELAIQLAQGLAAAHERGVIHRGLAPARLWLGRDGRLRILDFGLARRTPPDEAPALLEPDADLAYLSPEQARGGKVDARTDIFSFGAVFYEMLTGRKAFARASAAATLAAVLQEEPGEPERPIPPALRRILDHCLEKEPARRFRDAQDLAFALGNLSLGPSTLAAPLAPGNRRRTVLWAAAGLLLALGALGLGLGNRRPRAPVFHRLTFAAGTVETARFGADGRTVYFSMRVAGGPPEIFVLDPRSTEPKALGLSDALLLDVSPADELALIQEPRFAGGTRQRGTLIRVPGGGGAPRVVRENVAEARWDGAGLATVAPAGAQDRLEFPEGRVAETWDGATRTLGAIALSRDRNLLACLDSDASRATTEVAVHDRQGGRKVLFTKVRETDGSSLTGLAWGPGGDLWVSDREADQTVLWALSPGGGRRVLMRSQGNLQLLDVASDGRALLAQQTVRQGVLALRPGDDRARDLPLRARTRLRGIGPDGSPLLLDGDPGRGPDLGMGQGALPGLRSGEGVVGWSEDGGSAFVRSNPTRLPVTVTRLKPATAQRKVLASLSPQDPAGFLECREVFVAEGGRALALAYRKELSDLYRVEGLAP; from the coding sequence ATGAATCTTCCGCAAGGCACCCAACTCGGTCCCTATGAGGTTCTCAACCCGCTCGGGAGGGGCGGGCAGGTCTATCGTGCCCGGGACGCGCGCCAGGGCCGTCTGGTGGTGGTCCGGATCCTGCCTGAGCACCTGGCCGGGGACCCCCGCGCCCGGGTCCGGTTCGAGCAGGAGGCCCAGGCCATCGCGGCGCTCGGCCACCCGAACCTCCCGGGTTTCCAGGAACGCGATACCCGGGGGGACCCGCCTTACGGGGTGATGGAGCTGCTGGACGGGGAAGCCCTCCAGGCCCGCCTGGAGCAGGGGGCGCTGGCCCCGCGCCTGGCCGTGGAACTGGCCATCCAGCTGGCCCAGGGCCTCGCCGCCGCCCACGAGCGGGGCGTCATCCACCGCGGCCTCGCCCCGGCCAGGCTTTGGCTCGGAAGGGACGGCCGGCTCAGGATCCTGGACTTCGGACTGGCCCGCCGGACGCCGCCGGACGAGGCTCCAGCCCTCCTCGAGCCGGACGCGGACCTCGCCTACCTGAGCCCGGAGCAGGCGCGGGGCGGCAAGGTGGACGCCCGCACCGACATCTTCAGCTTCGGCGCGGTGTTCTACGAGATGCTCACGGGCCGCAAGGCCTTCGCGCGGGCCTCCGCCGCCGCGACCCTGGCCGCGGTCCTCCAGGAGGAACCCGGGGAACCGGAGCGCCCCATCCCGCCCGCCCTGCGCCGGATCCTCGACCACTGCCTGGAGAAGGAGCCCGCCCGGCGGTTCCGTGACGCCCAGGACCTGGCCTTCGCCCTGGGAAACCTCTCCCTGGGCCCTTCCACCCTCGCCGCGCCGCTTGCCCCGGGGAACCGGCGCAGGACCGTCCTCTGGGCCGCCGCCGGGCTCCTGCTGGCGCTGGGGGCCCTCGGCCTGGGCCTGGGGAACCGGCGCCCCAGGGCGCCGGTCTTCCACCGCCTCACCTTCGCGGCGGGCACGGTGGAGACGGCGCGGTTCGGGGCCGACGGTCGGACCGTGTACTTCAGCATGCGCGTGGCCGGAGGACCGCCAGAGATCTTCGTGCTGGACCCCCGCAGCACCGAGCCCAAGGCCCTGGGCCTTTCCGATGCCCTGCTCCTGGACGTCTCGCCGGCGGATGAGCTGGCCCTGATCCAGGAACCCCGGTTCGCCGGCGGAACCCGGCAGCGGGGCACCCTCATCCGGGTTCCCGGGGGCGGCGGGGCGCCCCGGGTGGTGCGGGAGAACGTGGCCGAGGCCCGGTGGGACGGGGCAGGGCTCGCCACCGTGGCCCCGGCCGGCGCCCAGGACCGTCTCGAATTCCCCGAGGGCCGGGTGGCGGAGACCTGGGATGGAGCCACCCGGACCCTCGGCGCGATCGCCTTGTCCCGGGACCGCAACCTGCTGGCCTGCCTGGACTCGGATGCCAGCCGGGCCACCACCGAGGTCGCGGTGCACGATCGGCAGGGCGGCCGCAAGGTCCTCTTCACCAAGGTCCGGGAGACGGACGGCAGCAGCCTGACCGGCCTGGCCTGGGGACCGGGCGGGGACCTGTGGGTTTCCGACCGGGAAGCGGACCAGACGGTGCTCTGGGCCCTGTCACCCGGGGGCGGACGGCGGGTGCTCATGCGCAGCCAGGGCAACCTCCAACTGCTGGACGTCGCCTCGGACGGCAGGGCCCTCCTGGCCCAGCAGACCGTGCGCCAGGGCGTCCTGGCGCTGCGGCCCGGCGACGACCGGGCGCGGGACCTCCCCCTCCGGGCCCGGACCCGGCTGCGGGGGATCGGCCCCGACGGGAGCCCGCTGCTCCTGGACGGGGACCCGGGGCGGGGCCCGGACCTGGGCATGGGGCAGGGCGCCCTCCCCGGCCTGCGCTCCGGGGAGGGGGTGGTGGGCTGGAGCGAGGATGGCGGTTCGGCCTTCGTGCGTTCGAATCCGACCCGCCTGCCCGTGACCGTCACGCGCCTGAAGCCGGCCACCGCGCAGCGGAAGGTCCTCGCCTCCCTCTCCCCCCAGGATCCGGCCGGGTTCCTGGAATGCCGGGAGGTCTTCGTGGCGGAGGGCGGCCGGGCCCTTGCGCTCGCCTACCGGAAGGAGCTCAGCGACCTCTACCGGGTGGAGGGCCTTGCCCCGTGA
- the tnpA gene encoding IS200/IS605 family transposase: MDSSESLSHSRWECKYHVVFIPKCRRKTLYEKLRPHLGEVFRQLAAQKECRIEEGHLMADHVHILISIPPKYAVAQVIGFIKGKSAIHLARVYGERKRNFVGQNFWARGYFVSTVGRDETVVREYIRKQEKEDERFEQLSLFR, translated from the coding sequence ATGGACTCGTCGGAAAGTCTAAGCCACTCCCGGTGGGAGTGTAAGTACCACGTGGTGTTTATCCCAAAATGTCGAAGAAAGACGCTCTACGAGAAGTTACGACCACATCTGGGTGAGGTGTTCCGGCAACTGGCCGCGCAGAAGGAATGCCGGATCGAGGAGGGGCACCTCATGGCCGATCACGTCCATATTCTGATTTCGATTCCGCCAAAGTATGCCGTGGCGCAGGTGATCGGGTTCATCAAGGGTAAGAGCGCGATTCACCTCGCCCGCGTGTATGGGGAGAGGAAGCGCAACTTTGTAGGCCAGAACTTCTGGGCGCGCGGCTACTTCGTATCGACAGTGGGCCGAGATGAGACGGTCGTGCGCGAATACATCCGAAAACAGGAAAAGGAGGACGAGCGATTTGAGCAACTGTCCCTGTTTCGCTGA
- a CDS encoding Ada metal-binding domain-containing protein, with translation MKLFAAALLLVTASAFAQAPAAKKPAPAPAPKVEAKPAPKAEAKPAATGFVANKASKVYHKADCAVGAKIKADNKVMLATKADAEKAGYKACKVCKP, from the coding sequence ATGAAGCTCTTCGCAGCCGCCCTCCTGCTTGTGACCGCCTCGGCCTTCGCCCAGGCCCCCGCCGCCAAGAAGCCCGCCCCTGCCCCGGCCCCCAAGGTCGAAGCCAAGCCCGCGCCCAAGGCCGAAGCCAAGCCCGCCGCCACCGGCTTCGTGGCGAACAAGGCCTCCAAGGTCTATCACAAGGCCGACTGCGCCGTGGGCGCGAAGATCAAGGCCGACAACAAGGTCATGCTGGCCACCAAGGCCGACGCGGAAAAGGCGGGCTACAAGGCCTGCAAGGTCTGCAAGCCGTAG